From a region of the Syngnathoides biaculeatus isolate LvHL_M chromosome 2, ASM1980259v1, whole genome shotgun sequence genome:
- the fndc4b gene encoding fibronectin type III domain-containing protein 4 isoform X3, translating to MQRSIREVNTSSRWCVLWDLDEDTHYSVQSHLCCVQVQSVGPQGDSQPSRAIHFRTLERSDHYPAGVLDHHEPAMEGLGMTPHLQTGELLIITTVLLLWAAVIALFCRQYDIIKDSDSNGTREKAKRPLVPVPSSYYNTSPTSSPIYHNGAIHSGRLHRASSSISIIRV from the exons ATGCAACGCTCCATTCGCGAGGTGAACACGTCAAGTCGCTGGTGTGTGCTGTGGGACCTGGATGAGGACACACACTACAGTGTGCAG TCTCATTTGTGTTGTGTTCAGGTGCAGTCTGTCGGACCCCAGGGTGACAGTCAGCCCAGCCGCGCCATCCACTTCAGGACGTTGGAAAGAAGCGACCATTACCCGGCTGGAGTGCTGGACCACC ACGAACCTGCTATGGAAGGTTTGGGCATGACGCCTCACCTGCAGACTGGGGAGCTGCTCATCATCACCACGGTTCTGCTGCTGTGGGCAG CCGTTATCGCCCTGTTTTGCCGGCAGTACGACATCATCAAGGACAGCGATTCGAACGGTACCCGGGAAAAGGCCAAGAGGCCGTTGGTTCCAGTTCCCTCCTCTTACTACAACACATCTCCCACCAGCTCTCCCATCTACCATAATGGTGCCATCCACAGTGGCAGG CTTCATCGAGCCTCCTCCTCTATCAGCATCATCCGAGTCTGA
- the fndc4b gene encoding fibronectin type III domain-containing protein 4 isoform X4 yields MQRSIREVNTSSRWCVLWDLDEDTHYSVQVQSVGPQGDSQPSRAIHFRTLERSDHYPAGVLDHHEPAMEGLGMTPHLQTGELLIITTVLLLWAAVIALFCRQYDIIKDSDSNGTREKAKRPLVPVPSSYYNTSPTSSPIYHNGAIHSGRLHRASSSISIIRV; encoded by the exons ATGCAACGCTCCATTCGCGAGGTGAACACGTCAAGTCGCTGGTGTGTGCTGTGGGACCTGGATGAGGACACACACTACAGTGTGCAG GTGCAGTCTGTCGGACCCCAGGGTGACAGTCAGCCCAGCCGCGCCATCCACTTCAGGACGTTGGAAAGAAGCGACCATTACCCGGCTGGAGTGCTGGACCACC ACGAACCTGCTATGGAAGGTTTGGGCATGACGCCTCACCTGCAGACTGGGGAGCTGCTCATCATCACCACGGTTCTGCTGCTGTGGGCAG CCGTTATCGCCCTGTTTTGCCGGCAGTACGACATCATCAAGGACAGCGATTCGAACGGTACCCGGGAAAAGGCCAAGAGGCCGTTGGTTCCAGTTCCCTCCTCTTACTACAACACATCTCCCACCAGCTCTCCCATCTACCATAATGGTGCCATCCACAGTGGCAGG CTTCATCGAGCCTCCTCCTCTATCAGCATCATCCGAGTCTGA
- the fndc4b gene encoding fibronectin type III domain-containing protein 4 isoform X2: MQNLREARRQDGLMQRSIREVNTSSRWCVLWDLDEDTHYSVQVQSVGPQGDSQPSRAIHFRTLERSDHYPAGVLDHHEPAMEGLGMTPHLQTGELLIITTVLLLWAAVIALFCRQYDIIKDSDSNGTREKAKRPLVPVPSSYYNTSPTSSPIYHNGAIHSGRLHRASSSISIIRV, from the exons ATGCAAAATCTGAGGGAAGCACGT AGGCAAGATGGCCTGATGCAACGCTCCATTCGCGAGGTGAACACGTCAAGTCGCTGGTGTGTGCTGTGGGACCTGGATGAGGACACACACTACAGTGTGCAG GTGCAGTCTGTCGGACCCCAGGGTGACAGTCAGCCCAGCCGCGCCATCCACTTCAGGACGTTGGAAAGAAGCGACCATTACCCGGCTGGAGTGCTGGACCACC ACGAACCTGCTATGGAAGGTTTGGGCATGACGCCTCACCTGCAGACTGGGGAGCTGCTCATCATCACCACGGTTCTGCTGCTGTGGGCAG CCGTTATCGCCCTGTTTTGCCGGCAGTACGACATCATCAAGGACAGCGATTCGAACGGTACCCGGGAAAAGGCCAAGAGGCCGTTGGTTCCAGTTCCCTCCTCTTACTACAACACATCTCCCACCAGCTCTCCCATCTACCATAATGGTGCCATCCACAGTGGCAGG CTTCATCGAGCCTCCTCCTCTATCAGCATCATCCGAGTCTGA
- the gpd2 gene encoding glycerol-3-phosphate dehydrogenase, mitochondrial isoform X1: protein MAFRKALKRTAFIGSGAVATFFGLSQLIEYRKKQARLAHVAAEADLRAPFADELPLRETQLATLKNREFDVLIIGGGATGVGCALDAVTRNLNTALVERNDFSSGTSSRSTKLIHGGVRYLQKAIMKLDYEQYMMVKEALHERANLLEIAPHLSAPLPIMLPVYKWWQLPYYWAGIKMYDLVAGIQCLKSSYVLSKTKALELFPMLKKDKLVGAIVYYDGQHNDARMNLAIGLTAARYGAAMANYTEVVHLLKKKDPLTGIDKVYGARCRDVLTGEEFDVKAKCVINATGPFTDSIRKMDSQETENICQPSAGVHIVIPGYYSPDNMGLLDPATSDGRVIFFLPWEKMTIAGTTDTPTNVTAHPIPGEDDINFILREVRNYLSPDVEVRRGDVLAAWSGIRPLVTDPNSKDTQSICRNHIVSISDSGLVTIAGGKWTTYRSMAEETLDAAIKTHALPAEKCKTVGLMLEGSKGWTPTLYIRLVQDYGLEQEVAQHLASTYGGKAYDVAKMALVTGQRWPIVGKRLVSEFPYIEAEVLYAIKEYACTAIDLIARRTRLGFLNVQAADEALPRIVQIMAKELGWSQERKTAELEAAKRFLYHEMGYRSRSEQLTKTSEMTLDNQEVARYKKRFHKFDKESKGFITTVDVQQVLDSINVHIDENALHEILNEVDVNKNGQIEIDEFLQLMSAVKKGQVSDSRLAILMKSAEETLDKRGPVTVDRSGGGV, encoded by the exons ATGGCGTTCAGGAAGGCCCTCAAACGGACAGCTTTTATAGGCAGTGGGGCGGTCGCCACTTTTTTCGGACTTTCACAGCTCATCGAATACAGGAAGAAGCAG GCTCGGCTAGCTCACGTGGCAGCGGAAGCAGATCTGAGGGCTCCCTTTGCAGACGAGCTTCCCTTGAGGGAGACCCAGCTCGCCACGCTGAAAAACAGAGAATTTGACGTCCTGATAATTGGAGGCGGAGCCACGGGTGTAGGATGTGCCTTAGATGCTGTCACACGCA ACCTTAACACTGCTCTTGTTGAGAGGAATGATTTCTCTTCTGGGACGAGCAGCCGCAGCACCAAGCTCATCCATGGTGGGGTCCGCTACCTTCAAAAGGCCATCATGAAACTGGACTATGAGCAG TACATGATGGTGAAAGAGGCCCTCCACGAGCGAGCCAATCTCCTAGAGATTGCGCCTCATCTGTCAGCGCCACTTCCCATAATGCTTCCTGTTTACAA ATGGTGGCAGCTTCCATATTATTGGGCGGGCATAAAGATGTACGACCTGGTGGCTGGAATCCAGTGTTTAAAGAGCAGTTATGTCCTCAGTAAGACCAAAGCCCTGGAGCTCTTTCCCATGCTGAAGAAAGACAAGCTGGTGGGAGCCATCGTCTATTATGATG GGCAGCACAATGATGCCCGTATGAACTTGGCCATCGGCCTCACCGCTGCCCGCTATGGTGCTGCCATGGCAAACTACACTGAGGTGGTTCACCTCCTCAAGAAAAAGGACCCGCTTACCGGCATTGACAAGGTGTATGGGGCACGCTGCCGGGATGTGCTCACAG GAGAGGAATTCGATGTCAAAGCCAAATGTGTGATCAACGCCACGGGGCCGTTCACAGACTCAATCAGGAAGATGGATAGCCAGgaaactgaaaacatttgccAGCCCAGTGCCGGCGTGCACATTGTCATCCCTGGCTATTACAG CCCTGACAACATGGGCCTGCTAGATCCCGCCACCAGCGACGGCCGCGTCATTTTCTTCTTGCCTTGGGAGAAGATGACCATTGCTGGAACCACAGACACCCCCACCAATGTGACTGCCCACCCCATCCCTGGGGAGGACGACATCAACTTCATTCTGAGGGAGGTCCGCAATTATCTCAGCCCTGACGTTGAAG TGAGACGAGGTGACGTGTTGGCAGCATGGAGTGGAATCCGTCCGCTGGTGACTGATCCCAACTCCAAAGACACTCAGTCCATCTGCCGTAACCACATTGTCAGCATCAGTGACAGTGGATTGGTCACCATTGCAG GTGGCAAGTGGACCACTTATAGATCCATGGCTGAAGAAACTCTGGATGCTGCCATTAAAACACATGCCCTCCCAGCTGAAAAATGCAAGACAGTGGGCCTGATGCTGGAGGGTTCCAAAGGCTGGACGCCTACGCTTTACATCCGTCTGGTGCAAGACTACGGCTTGGAGCAAGAA GTTGCGCAGCATCTGGCCTCTACGTACGGAGGGAAGGCATACGATGTGGCAAAGATGGCGCTAGTCACAGGGCAAAGATGGCCAATAGTTGGGAAAAGGCTGGTGTCTGAGTTTCCATACATTGAGGCTGAG GTACTGTATGCCATTAAGGAGTACGCATGCACTGCCATTGATCTCATTGCCAGGCGAACACGATTGGGCTTCTTGAACGTACAGGCGGCCGACGAGGCCCTCCCACGCATTGTGCAGATTATGGCCAAGGAGTTGGGCTGGAGCCAGGAGCGCAAGACG GCTGAGCTGGAAGCAGCCAAAAGGTTCTTGTACCATGAGATGGGCTACCGATCTCGCTCTGAGCAGTTGACCAAGACATCCGAAATGACCCTGGATAACCAGGAAGTAGCCAG GTATAAGAAGCGCTTTCATAAGTTTGACAAAGAGAGCAAAGGATTCATCACGACAGTTGATGTTCAACAAGTCCTGGAT AGTATCAATGTCCACATTGATGAGAATGCCCTCCATGAAATTCTTAATGAGGTTGACGTCAACAAGAACGGACAAATTGAAATCGATGAATTCCTACAG ttgatgaGCGCTGTCAAGAAGGGCCAAGTGTCCGACAGTCGCCTGGCCATCTTGATGAAGTCGGCCGAGGAAACACTGGATAAGAGGGGCCCTGTGACGGTGGACCGGAGCGGGGGCGGTGTCTGA
- the gpd2 gene encoding glycerol-3-phosphate dehydrogenase, mitochondrial isoform X2, whose amino-acid sequence MKLDYEQYMMVKEALHERANLLEIAPHLSAPLPIMLPVYKWWQLPYYWAGIKMYDLVAGIQCLKSSYVLSKTKALELFPMLKKDKLVGAIVYYDGQHNDARMNLAIGLTAARYGAAMANYTEVVHLLKKKDPLTGIDKVYGARCRDVLTGEEFDVKAKCVINATGPFTDSIRKMDSQETENICQPSAGVHIVIPGYYSPDNMGLLDPATSDGRVIFFLPWEKMTIAGTTDTPTNVTAHPIPGEDDINFILREVRNYLSPDVEVRRGDVLAAWSGIRPLVTDPNSKDTQSICRNHIVSISDSGLVTIAGGKWTTYRSMAEETLDAAIKTHALPAEKCKTVGLMLEGSKGWTPTLYIRLVQDYGLEQEVAQHLASTYGGKAYDVAKMALVTGQRWPIVGKRLVSEFPYIEAEVLYAIKEYACTAIDLIARRTRLGFLNVQAADEALPRIVQIMAKELGWSQERKTAELEAAKRFLYHEMGYRSRSEQLTKTSEMTLDNQEVARYKKRFHKFDKESKGFITTVDVQQVLDSINVHIDENALHEILNEVDVNKNGQIEIDEFLQLMSAVKKGQVSDSRLAILMKSAEETLDKRGPVTVDRSGGGV is encoded by the exons ATGAAACTGGACTATGAGCAG TACATGATGGTGAAAGAGGCCCTCCACGAGCGAGCCAATCTCCTAGAGATTGCGCCTCATCTGTCAGCGCCACTTCCCATAATGCTTCCTGTTTACAA ATGGTGGCAGCTTCCATATTATTGGGCGGGCATAAAGATGTACGACCTGGTGGCTGGAATCCAGTGTTTAAAGAGCAGTTATGTCCTCAGTAAGACCAAAGCCCTGGAGCTCTTTCCCATGCTGAAGAAAGACAAGCTGGTGGGAGCCATCGTCTATTATGATG GGCAGCACAATGATGCCCGTATGAACTTGGCCATCGGCCTCACCGCTGCCCGCTATGGTGCTGCCATGGCAAACTACACTGAGGTGGTTCACCTCCTCAAGAAAAAGGACCCGCTTACCGGCATTGACAAGGTGTATGGGGCACGCTGCCGGGATGTGCTCACAG GAGAGGAATTCGATGTCAAAGCCAAATGTGTGATCAACGCCACGGGGCCGTTCACAGACTCAATCAGGAAGATGGATAGCCAGgaaactgaaaacatttgccAGCCCAGTGCCGGCGTGCACATTGTCATCCCTGGCTATTACAG CCCTGACAACATGGGCCTGCTAGATCCCGCCACCAGCGACGGCCGCGTCATTTTCTTCTTGCCTTGGGAGAAGATGACCATTGCTGGAACCACAGACACCCCCACCAATGTGACTGCCCACCCCATCCCTGGGGAGGACGACATCAACTTCATTCTGAGGGAGGTCCGCAATTATCTCAGCCCTGACGTTGAAG TGAGACGAGGTGACGTGTTGGCAGCATGGAGTGGAATCCGTCCGCTGGTGACTGATCCCAACTCCAAAGACACTCAGTCCATCTGCCGTAACCACATTGTCAGCATCAGTGACAGTGGATTGGTCACCATTGCAG GTGGCAAGTGGACCACTTATAGATCCATGGCTGAAGAAACTCTGGATGCTGCCATTAAAACACATGCCCTCCCAGCTGAAAAATGCAAGACAGTGGGCCTGATGCTGGAGGGTTCCAAAGGCTGGACGCCTACGCTTTACATCCGTCTGGTGCAAGACTACGGCTTGGAGCAAGAA GTTGCGCAGCATCTGGCCTCTACGTACGGAGGGAAGGCATACGATGTGGCAAAGATGGCGCTAGTCACAGGGCAAAGATGGCCAATAGTTGGGAAAAGGCTGGTGTCTGAGTTTCCATACATTGAGGCTGAG GTACTGTATGCCATTAAGGAGTACGCATGCACTGCCATTGATCTCATTGCCAGGCGAACACGATTGGGCTTCTTGAACGTACAGGCGGCCGACGAGGCCCTCCCACGCATTGTGCAGATTATGGCCAAGGAGTTGGGCTGGAGCCAGGAGCGCAAGACG GCTGAGCTGGAAGCAGCCAAAAGGTTCTTGTACCATGAGATGGGCTACCGATCTCGCTCTGAGCAGTTGACCAAGACATCCGAAATGACCCTGGATAACCAGGAAGTAGCCAG GTATAAGAAGCGCTTTCATAAGTTTGACAAAGAGAGCAAAGGATTCATCACGACAGTTGATGTTCAACAAGTCCTGGAT AGTATCAATGTCCACATTGATGAGAATGCCCTCCATGAAATTCTTAATGAGGTTGACGTCAACAAGAACGGACAAATTGAAATCGATGAATTCCTACAG ttgatgaGCGCTGTCAAGAAGGGCCAAGTGTCCGACAGTCGCCTGGCCATCTTGATGAAGTCGGCCGAGGAAACACTGGATAAGAGGGGCCCTGTGACGGTGGACCGGAGCGGGGGCGGTGTCTGA
- the fndc4b gene encoding fibronectin type III domain-containing protein 4 isoform X1: MQNLREARRQDGLMQRSIREVNTSSRWCVLWDLDEDTHYSVQSHLCCVQVQSVGPQGDSQPSRAIHFRTLERSDHYPAGVLDHHEPAMEGLGMTPHLQTGELLIITTVLLLWAAVIALFCRQYDIIKDSDSNGTREKAKRPLVPVPSSYYNTSPTSSPIYHNGAIHSGRLHRASSSISIIRV, from the exons ATGCAAAATCTGAGGGAAGCACGT AGGCAAGATGGCCTGATGCAACGCTCCATTCGCGAGGTGAACACGTCAAGTCGCTGGTGTGTGCTGTGGGACCTGGATGAGGACACACACTACAGTGTGCAG TCTCATTTGTGTTGTGTTCAGGTGCAGTCTGTCGGACCCCAGGGTGACAGTCAGCCCAGCCGCGCCATCCACTTCAGGACGTTGGAAAGAAGCGACCATTACCCGGCTGGAGTGCTGGACCACC ACGAACCTGCTATGGAAGGTTTGGGCATGACGCCTCACCTGCAGACTGGGGAGCTGCTCATCATCACCACGGTTCTGCTGCTGTGGGCAG CCGTTATCGCCCTGTTTTGCCGGCAGTACGACATCATCAAGGACAGCGATTCGAACGGTACCCGGGAAAAGGCCAAGAGGCCGTTGGTTCCAGTTCCCTCCTCTTACTACAACACATCTCCCACCAGCTCTCCCATCTACCATAATGGTGCCATCCACAGTGGCAGG CTTCATCGAGCCTCCTCCTCTATCAGCATCATCCGAGTCTGA